In a single window of the Streptomyces sp. NBC_00094 genome:
- a CDS encoding serine hydrolase → MTTSFEALLPGTERALLHRVAVAQSEGRTPSFVGAVVRDGAMVWSGSRSCVDGHAPDADTQFRIGSLTKVFTAVLVMRLRDEGLLDLDDPLERHLKGTGVGEVTIAQLLGHSGGLAAETPGQWWERSSAALRPELSDVLGERPSLQVPGRRFHYSNPGYTLLGSLVEAIRGISWEEALRGEILEPLGMGRTTLDPVAPHAGGWAVHPWADVMLSEPSEHLGLMAPAGQLWSTAADLARFAAFLAAGDERVLGAASVEEMRAPASPDGEGDWEGSYGLGLQLLRRDGRTLIGHTGSLPGFVACLWVSVEDGLAGIALANATSGPPIAAVAADLVRIVADAEPRFPEPWRPLPEAEVDEELLSLTGPWYWGTYSYGLRLGPDRSVLLEPLRGAGRKARFRALAEGGWVGLDGYYAGETLRVVRRPDGSVSHLDLGSFVFTREPYEPGGAVPGGVDEAGWRGL, encoded by the coding sequence ATGACGACATCATTCGAAGCCCTGTTGCCCGGTACCGAGCGGGCCCTGCTGCACCGTGTCGCGGTCGCCCAGTCCGAGGGGCGCACGCCCTCCTTCGTCGGGGCCGTGGTCCGTGACGGAGCGATGGTGTGGAGCGGTTCGCGCAGTTGCGTGGACGGGCACGCACCGGACGCCGACACGCAGTTCAGGATCGGCTCCCTCACCAAGGTGTTCACGGCCGTGCTGGTGATGCGGCTGCGGGACGAGGGGCTCCTCGACCTCGACGATCCGCTGGAGCGACACCTCAAGGGGACGGGGGTCGGTGAGGTGACGATCGCCCAACTCCTCGGCCACAGCGGTGGCCTCGCCGCCGAGACGCCCGGCCAGTGGTGGGAGCGGTCCTCCGCCGCCCTGCGGCCGGAGCTCTCCGACGTCCTGGGGGAGCGGCCCTCCCTGCAGGTCCCGGGACGGCGCTTCCACTACTCCAACCCCGGCTACACGCTGCTGGGTTCGCTCGTCGAGGCGATCCGGGGGATCTCCTGGGAGGAGGCGCTGCGCGGCGAGATCCTGGAGCCGCTGGGGATGGGCCGAACGACGCTCGACCCGGTCGCCCCGCACGCGGGTGGCTGGGCGGTGCACCCCTGGGCCGATGTGATGCTGTCCGAACCGTCCGAACACCTGGGGTTGATGGCGCCGGCCGGGCAGCTGTGGTCGACCGCTGCGGACCTCGCCCGGTTCGCCGCGTTTCTCGCGGCAGGCGACGAGCGGGTGCTCGGGGCGGCCTCCGTGGAGGAGATGCGGGCGCCGGCCTCCCCCGACGGCGAGGGCGACTGGGAGGGGAGCTACGGGCTCGGTCTGCAGCTGCTGCGCCGGGACGGACGGACACTGATCGGCCACACCGGCTCGCTCCCGGGCTTCGTCGCCTGTCTCTGGGTGAGCGTGGAGGACGGACTGGCGGGGATCGCCCTCGCCAATGCCACCTCGGGGCCGCCGATCGCGGCCGTGGCGGCCGATCTCGTACGGATCGTGGCGGACGCCGAGCCGAGGTTCCCGGAGCCGTGGCGCCCGCTTCCGGAGGCCGAGGTCGACGAGGAGCTGCTGTCGCTGACCGGGCCCTGGTACTGGGGCACGTACTCCTACGGGCTCCGGCTCGGTCCTGACCGCTCCGTGCTGCTGGAGCCGCTGCGGGGCGCCGGGAGGAAGGCTCGTTTCCGGGCGCTGGCCGAGGGCGGCTGGGTCGGGCTCGACGGCTACTACGCGGGGGAGACCCTCCGGGTGGTGCGGCGTCCCGACGGCAGCGTGAGCCACCTCGACCTGGGGTCCTTCGTCTTCACCCGGGAGCCGTACGAGCCGGGGGGCGCGGTGCCGGGCGGGGTGGACGAGGCGGGCTGGCGCGGCCTCTGA
- a CDS encoding GNAT family N-acetyltransferase codes for MPTSSSALAQLPIRRLTSDDLLACADLSENRGWLREEYKWGHLLTSGTGYGIDDPDGTGLITCCVVTSYGPGLAAIGMVLVSERYARQGVARRLMRHVLAESGDTPLTLYATANGQPLYEQLGFVETSRAEMVCGQFDFTTPAPDVPVRPATAEDLPAILRLDHEVFGLDRTHIITRLPAFADHLRVAEEDGEITGFAAAWPNMDTHVVGPLIAKDPATAQALIASLATATDRPLRTDIDVRHTELLSWAKENGIGSIATTSVMVRSLPDLPGDWRRRFAPLTVAAG; via the coding sequence ATGCCGACTTCCTCCTCCGCTCTCGCTCAGCTCCCCATCCGGCGCCTCACCTCGGACGACCTCCTCGCCTGCGCCGACCTCTCGGAGAACCGGGGATGGCTGCGCGAGGAATACAAGTGGGGCCATCTGCTCACCTCGGGAACCGGCTACGGCATCGACGACCCGGACGGCACGGGACTGATCACCTGTTGCGTGGTCACCTCGTACGGCCCGGGGCTCGCCGCGATCGGCATGGTGCTCGTCTCGGAGCGGTACGCGCGCCAGGGAGTGGCACGCCGGCTCATGCGGCACGTCCTCGCGGAGAGCGGCGACACCCCACTCACCTTGTACGCCACGGCCAACGGACAGCCCCTGTACGAGCAGCTGGGCTTCGTCGAGACGAGCCGGGCCGAGATGGTGTGCGGGCAGTTCGACTTCACCACCCCCGCCCCCGACGTCCCCGTCCGGCCCGCGACGGCCGAGGACCTCCCGGCGATCCTGCGTCTGGACCACGAGGTCTTCGGTCTCGACCGCACGCACATCATCACGAGGCTGCCCGCGTTCGCGGACCACCTCCGGGTCGCGGAGGAGGACGGCGAGATCACCGGCTTCGCGGCCGCCTGGCCCAACATGGACACCCATGTCGTGGGGCCGCTGATCGCGAAGGACCCGGCCACGGCCCAGGCGCTGATCGCCTCCCTGGCCACCGCCACCGACCGGCCGCTGCGCACGGACATCGACGTGCGCCACACGGAGCTGTTGAGCTGGGCCAAGGAGAACGGCATCGGCTCGATCGCCACCACCTCGGTGATGGTCCGCTCCCTCCCCGACCTCCCCGGTGACTGGCGCCGCCGCTTCGCCCCGCTGACCGTCGCGGCGGGATAG
- a CDS encoding NAD(P)-dependent oxidoreductase: MKVLLAGASGVLGRSATRQLTAAGHEVSGLGRSATNTLRADLLDTDAVLGAVDGLTFDVVIHAATALQGESMARHRSMATTNALRTRGTENLLAAARATGARRFVVESMMFGYGYGDHGTGLITEENTPFGPRGTDAWLERHVGAMRAKERMAFTAEGLEAVSLRFGFFYGAGVTDDDMVPLLRKRALPVVADHGRALSWVDVDDAARAVVLAVESGTPGQAYNIADRTPLPFGRHIREVAAAFGAPRPLRVPLWLLKPAPLAHTAMTSQLRLDASKAERELGWSPTHDDSLTGVRTLANAGPAAV, translated from the coding sequence ATGAAGGTTCTGCTGGCAGGAGCGAGCGGCGTACTGGGCAGGAGCGCCACCCGGCAGCTGACCGCGGCGGGCCACGAGGTATCGGGGCTCGGACGGAGCGCCACGAACACCCTGCGCGCCGACCTGCTGGACACCGACGCGGTCCTCGGGGCCGTGGACGGGCTCACCTTCGACGTGGTCATCCACGCGGCGACCGCTCTCCAGGGCGAGTCCATGGCCCGTCACCGGAGCATGGCGACGACCAACGCCCTGCGGACCCGGGGCACCGAGAACCTGCTCGCCGCCGCCCGCGCCACCGGCGCACGCCGGTTCGTGGTCGAGTCGATGATGTTCGGCTACGGATACGGGGACCACGGCACCGGCCTCATCACCGAGGAGAACACTCCCTTCGGCCCACGTGGCACCGACGCCTGGCTGGAGCGCCACGTCGGCGCCATGCGCGCCAAGGAGCGGATGGCCTTCACCGCGGAGGGCCTCGAAGCGGTCAGCCTGCGCTTCGGCTTCTTCTACGGCGCCGGGGTCACCGACGACGACATGGTCCCCCTGCTGCGCAAGCGGGCACTGCCCGTGGTCGCCGACCACGGACGCGCCCTCTCCTGGGTGGACGTCGACGACGCGGCACGGGCCGTCGTCCTCGCGGTCGAGAGCGGCACTCCGGGCCAGGCGTACAACATCGCGGACCGCACCCCGCTCCCCTTCGGCCGGCACATCCGGGAAGTCGCCGCGGCCTTCGGAGCCCCCCGTCCCCTGCGGGTCCCGCTCTGGCTGCTCAAGCCGGCACCGCTGGCCCACACCGCCATGACGAGCCAACTCCGCCTCGACGCGAGCAAGGCCGAGCGAGAGCTCGGTTGGTCCCCCACCCACGACGACAGCCTCACCGGCGTACGCACCCTCGCGAACGCCGGCCCGGCGGCCGTCTGA
- a CDS encoding globin domain-containing protein, with translation MMDAPTTTKDGAEARISEGASPDAVLVRRTLAEIAPVADQVTSYFYALLFVRNPELRDMFPVAMDAQRDRLLKALLAAAEHMDDVPVLTAYLENLGRGHRKYGTQAAHYPAVGEALIGALVRYATDSWGEETEAAWVRTYTTISQIMIDAAAEDERQAPAWWQAEVVTHDLRTSDVAVVTLRPDQPYPFLAGQYTTLETPWWPRIWRHYSFASAPRPDGLLSLHVKAVPAGWVSNALVHRARPGDVLRLGPPAGSMTVDHSTDSGLLCLGGGTGIAPIKALVEDVAEHGDRRPVDVFYGARSAHDLYDIDTMLRLQKTFPWLSVHPVVERQGCLPDAVCRYGSWAERDAYLSGPLGMVRRGVDALRGVGVPSDRIRHDFLAELTA, from the coding sequence ATGATGGATGCTCCGACCACTACGAAGGACGGGGCGGAGGCCCGAATATCCGAAGGGGCCTCCCCCGACGCGGTTCTGGTCCGCCGTACGCTGGCGGAGATCGCGCCCGTCGCCGATCAGGTGACCTCGTACTTCTACGCCCTGCTCTTCGTCCGGAACCCCGAGTTGCGCGACATGTTCCCCGTGGCCATGGACGCCCAGCGGGACCGGCTCCTGAAGGCCCTCCTGGCTGCGGCCGAGCACATGGACGACGTACCGGTCCTCACCGCTTATCTGGAGAACCTCGGCAGGGGGCACCGCAAGTACGGCACTCAGGCCGCCCACTACCCGGCCGTCGGCGAGGCCCTCATCGGCGCCCTCGTCCGGTACGCCACGGATAGCTGGGGCGAGGAGACCGAGGCGGCCTGGGTCCGTACGTACACGACGATCTCCCAGATCATGATCGACGCCGCCGCGGAGGACGAGCGGCAGGCGCCCGCCTGGTGGCAGGCCGAGGTGGTCACCCATGATCTGCGCACCTCCGACGTCGCCGTCGTCACCCTCCGCCCCGACCAGCCGTACCCCTTCCTGGCGGGGCAGTACACGACGCTGGAGACGCCCTGGTGGCCGCGGATATGGCGTCACTACTCCTTCGCCTCGGCTCCTCGGCCCGACGGACTGCTCTCCCTCCACGTCAAGGCGGTCCCGGCGGGCTGGGTGTCGAACGCTCTGGTGCACCGGGCGCGCCCCGGGGACGTGCTGCGCCTCGGTCCGCCGGCCGGCTCCATGACGGTCGACCACTCCACCGACAGCGGACTGCTCTGCCTGGGCGGCGGTACCGGGATAGCGCCGATCAAGGCCCTGGTCGAGGACGTGGCCGAGCATGGGGACCGGCGTCCGGTCGACGTCTTCTACGGCGCGCGCAGCGCCCACGACCTCTACGACATCGACACGATGCTGCGGCTCCAGAAGACCTTCCCCTGGCTCTCCGTGCACCCCGTCGTCGAGAGGCAGGGGTGCCTCCCGGACGCCGTCTGCCGCTACGGGTCATGGGCGGAGCGCGATGCCTACCTCTCGGGTCCGCTCGGCATGGTCCGCCGAGGGGTCGACGCCCTGCGCGGAGTAGGGGTGCCCTCGGACCGCATCCGGCACGACTTCCTGGCGGAGCTCACCGCGTGA
- a CDS encoding HAD family phosphatase, producing MFHVEPRESVEPRPGRLHLFDLDGTLIRGSAAAVEISRQLGLVEEIAALEAGFLRGLTPDEFAVRARALWSTLTSEQVAAAFAGAPWLAGIREVWADIRARGERCAVISLSPDFFVERLLDWGVDTTHGSRWPAVPFVEPIHRPGILDAAAKVRIARELCEGYGVGWADCVAYGDSMSDAELFTVVRHTVAVNADHHLAGLSRHSYTGGDLREAYALVRNSAA from the coding sequence ATGTTTCACGTGGAACCGAGAGAATCCGTGGAACCCCGGCCCGGCCGGCTGCACCTCTTCGACCTCGACGGCACGCTGATCCGTGGGTCGGCCGCCGCGGTGGAGATCTCCCGGCAGCTGGGTCTCGTCGAGGAGATCGCCGCACTGGAGGCAGGGTTCCTGCGGGGGCTCACTCCGGACGAGTTCGCCGTACGGGCCCGCGCGCTCTGGTCCACGCTCACATCGGAGCAGGTCGCGGCCGCCTTCGCGGGGGCGCCGTGGCTGGCGGGCATCCGCGAGGTCTGGGCGGACATCAGGGCCCGGGGCGAGCGCTGCGCGGTCATCTCCCTCTCGCCGGACTTCTTCGTCGAGCGACTGCTCGACTGGGGCGTCGACACGACACACGGTTCACGCTGGCCGGCCGTCCCCTTCGTCGAGCCGATCCACCGGCCCGGCATCCTCGACGCGGCGGCGAAGGTACGGATCGCCCGGGAGCTCTGCGAGGGGTACGGGGTGGGGTGGGCCGACTGCGTGGCCTACGGGGACTCGATGTCCGACGCCGAGCTCTTCACGGTCGTGCGGCACACCGTGGCCGTCAACGCGGACCACCATCTCGCCGGGCTCTCCCGCCACAGCTACACCGGGGGAGACCTGCGCGAGGCCTACGCCTTGGTCCGAAACAGCGCAGCTTAG
- a CDS encoding NUDIX domain-containing protein gives MTERPVIKRTARAILLDGDDLVLIKRTKPGMDPYWLTPGGGVEPSDTTVVEALHREVHEELGAKITDVVPCFVDTVEHIVDGGVSGVKVQHFFVCRLDSMDPSLRHGPEIDEPVGEYEIVRVPFSRVGIAAVHLVPLSLRHYLDGNIEGVRAMHAPDLG, from the coding sequence ATGACCGAACGGCCCGTGATCAAGCGCACCGCACGCGCCATCCTGCTCGACGGGGACGATCTCGTCCTCATCAAACGCACCAAGCCAGGGATGGATCCCTACTGGCTCACGCCCGGCGGCGGCGTGGAGCCATCCGACACCACCGTCGTCGAGGCCCTGCACCGCGAGGTGCACGAGGAGCTCGGCGCCAAGATCACCGATGTGGTGCCCTGCTTCGTCGACACCGTCGAGCACATCGTCGACGGCGGGGTCTCCGGAGTGAAGGTCCAGCACTTCTTCGTGTGCCGACTCGACTCCATGGACCCCTCCCTGCGGCACGGCCCCGAGATCGACGAGCCGGTCGGCGAGTACGAGATCGTCCGGGTGCCGTTCAGCCGGGTCGGCATCGCCGCCGTCCACCTCGTCCCGCTCTCCCTGCGCCACTACCTCGACGGCAACATCGAGGGGGTCCGCGCCATGCACGCCCCCGACCTGGGTTGA
- a CDS encoding GNAT family N-acetyltransferase — translation MSDLEIRPAVTTDLPAIVAMLADDPLGAQRESPDDLAPYLAAFERLANDPHQHVVVAVRGDKIVGTLQLTVIPGLSRRGTTRSIIEGVRIHADERGSGLGTRLIEWAVEESGRQDCRLVQLTSDVTRTDAHRFYERLGFEASHVGFKKSL, via the coding sequence ATGAGTGATCTTGAGATACGTCCCGCTGTCACCACGGACCTCCCGGCCATCGTCGCGATGCTCGCCGACGACCCGCTGGGTGCGCAGCGCGAGTCCCCCGACGACCTCGCTCCGTACCTCGCCGCCTTCGAGCGCCTCGCGAACGACCCCCACCAGCACGTCGTCGTGGCTGTCCGTGGCGACAAGATCGTCGGCACGCTCCAGCTGACGGTGATCCCCGGGCTCTCCCGCCGGGGCACCACCCGCTCGATCATCGAAGGCGTCCGCATCCACGCCGACGAGCGGGGCAGCGGCCTCGGGACCCGGCTCATCGAATGGGCCGTCGAGGAGTCCGGCCGCCAGGACTGCCGGCTCGTCCAGCTGACCTCGGACGTCACGCGTACCGACGCCCACCGCTTCTATGAGCGGCTCGGTTTCGAGGCCTCCCACGTGGGTTTCAAGAAGAGCCTCTGA